Within Candidatus Hydrogenedentota bacterium, the genomic segment ACTTCCTTACTCCGCGAACGCGGATGAGCCTACACGCCCATGCGGGACGTGCGCCGGGGCGGCGGCACGGGGTCCACGCCTCCCTTGCAGAACGGCTGGCAGCGCAGGATGCGCCATGCGGCAAGACCTACCCCTTTGAGGACGCCGTGCTTCTCGATAGCCTCGATGGCATAATGCGAGCAGGTGGGATAAAACCGGCAATTCTGGCCGAGCCAC encodes:
- the yidD gene encoding membrane protein insertion efficiency factor YidD, which codes for MSRLLIGLIRLYQRFLSPWLGQNCRFYPTCSHYAIEAIEKHGVLKGVGLAAWRILRCQPFCKGGVDPVPPPRRTSRMGV